AAGGAATACAGATTAATACAGAGGATACAAAAAAGATCAAAAAGTTTTTGTCTTTCAACAATTTGATAGCATCTAAGCCAATGATTGATGCAAATGATGGTTTCTCACCTTCGTCCAATTTAACGGGTGGTGTTTTAGGCAATGCGAAAGAGAAGATACCCAATACCAAAGAAGCAATACCCGATAGTAAGAAGGTATTTTTTAATGCGCCTTCAGAAGCCTTTGCATCCCAAAAATAGCTGATAACTAAACCTGCAATGATCCAACCAATTGTTCCCCAGATACGTATTCCTGAGAATTGCTTTTCCGGATTTGTTAATTGGCGAAATGAAACTGAACTAGTTAAAGCCAACGTTGGCATATAAAGAATCATATAAGCCAATACATAAGGATAAAAAGTAGACATATCGGCCGCACCATACATCTGATACATTAATACGGCACCGACCAAGTGCAAAACACCCAAAATACGTTCGGCATTAAAATAACGATCGGCAATCATTCCTACAATAAAGGGAGCGATAATCGCACCCAATGACTGTGTCGAGAATACATTGGCCTTTTCAAATTCTGTTGCATGCAGATTCTTACTCAAAAAAGTGCCTAATGTGACAAACCATCCCCCCCAAATAAAAAATTCAAGGAACATCATGAAGGATAGTTTAAATTTTATTGTTGATGAAATCATAAATAAATGGTGTTTTACAATACTACTAATTGGTTTTACCTGCTCAATTTAAGAAATTAAATCTAATTGTCAATAGTACACTATTAAAATATTACAAAAAGCTATCGACCTCACGGTAGGCAGTTACCAATCTGTCTTCTCCCTCTTTACCGGGCTTAGAATTACCATGTTCCATACCCATTATACCCCTATATCCTTTAGTATGAATATGTTTGAAGACATTTTTATAATTGATCTCTCCTGTAGTGGGTTCTTTACGGCCCGGATTATCACCAATTTGAATATAGGCAATTTCATCCCAGCAACGGTTCATGTTAGCAATCAAATCCCCTTCTGTACGTTGCATATGGTAGATATCGTACAATATTTTACAAGAAGGACTATTGACAGCCTTACACATCGCATAGGTTTCATGCGTCTGTTGTAAAAATAATTCCGGCGTATCACTTAGAGTCTCTAGCACCATCACCAGACCATGTGGTTCGAAGATCTCTGCCCCTCTACGCATCGCCTCAAGGATATTGCTGAATTGATTTCCCCAAGGTAATCTCCGTTCATAAAATCCAGGGACTACCGTAAGCCATTTTGCATTACAGCGCTTGGCCGCTTCTACAGACTTATGACAGGTTTCGACAAATTTGTCTAAGAACTCTTTTTTACCTGTCGCTAAGGAAGGCATCCAATTTTGACCGCCATCAACGACAAATACACCCATCGTCATTCCCAATTTAGCCAATAGGTCTCCTACTTTCTTTTGCTCGTCCAATGTACGACCGAGGTAACCGTTATCTTCAATTCCCCTGAAACCCAAATCATGCATATAGCGGATTTCGTCCAGAAAGTTGTCCCCTGCGTGATTCTTGAACATCCCTTGATGTGGTGCATAATTTAGATTGAATGTCTTTCCTTTATCCATCATATTGGTCGCATTTTGGTTTGTTGAGGCAAATGTATGCCCAGATAATCCGGCTCCAGCGGCCAAAAGGCCACTTTTTATAAAATCAGATCTTTTCATTTTGTTTATAGTTGATTAATTTTTAAATAATTTACCAAATCCATCTGAATAAATCGTCTGAATGGCTTGGTTTTTATTCTTATAAATGACAAAAACTTCCACGTCTTTCAATTTCCTGGCCTTCGCGATAATCTCTGTCGGTTCCATTCCCATAAAGTAGTTGTCCAAAGCATCAGCATCCATGGCGGTTCTGGTATATACAGTAACACTTAATACACTGGTTGTATAAGGGAATCCTGTAACTGGATTAATATGATGCCCTAGTTTTTTATCCTTATATTTAATAAATTTCTCAAAACTACCAGCTGTGGTTAGCGCACCGGAGTTGAGTTGGACAACCGCTGTCATGATATCCTCCTGCTTGTTTTCGTCGGGCTGGACAATCCCAATGGAAAAGCCCTTTTGTCCTGGTGGAGTTCCCGAAGCTCTAATTTCACCGCCTACTTCCACCATATAATTGGAAATTCCTTTATGTTCGAGGTAATCAGCCAGCACATCGACGGTATACCCTTGTGCGATACCATTGACATCAATCTTAACCCCCTGCTTTTTCTTGATTAGCTGCTTGCGATTGACTTTAAGATGATGCATGCCTACAAATTGTTTCGCGGCGTAAACTGTTGCCGAATCCGGAGCAACCTGACTTTTTTTAACACCAAAGCCCCAAAGGTTGACCAGTGGGGCAATAGTAATATCGAATTGGCCTTTAGATAGTTTGTTGTATCGGAATGAAGCCGCAATGACATAGGCCATATGCTTATCCATTTCAATCTGCATAATGCTGTCTTGGTTGAACAAGGATATTTTCGAATCCTTGCGATAGATCGACATGGATAGATCGATAACTTTTAAGATGCTATCAATCTCCGACCGCCTGACAAGACTATCCGAAGCGAAATAAGTAACGTGAAACTGCGTGCCTTGTGCGGGGCCTTCCAGGCGAATCTTGCTTAACTCTTTTTGACCAGTTTGTGCCTGTAAACCAAGCGCCCCAATAATAAAAAAGAATATACAGCAGATTTCCCTATTTAGCCCCATCACTGCACTGCTATTAAATATAAAGGTTTGTATTTTGACCGGGGTTTGCTACAGCGTAAAAACCCTCTGTATCAGGAAGTAATTTCGGTTTAGCATCCCACGCCAGTACATCCGGCCCCAATTTGATCGTTGATTTCAATGCCTCATCCCATTTGATAACCTTACCTGTATAACAAGCAATACGTCCGATGATCCCCGTTAACGTGCTATAAGCACCATATTCTGCATTGTCAAACTTATACTCACCTTTAGTGATTGCTTCAAAAAGTTCTTTGTGTTCTTGTTGGTAAGGATTTGGATTACCTTTCGCGTCATGGCGATAGATCTCCTTACCTTTCCAATCATACAATACAGCCTGTCCACCAGCCGAAAGATATACACGACCTTTTGTCGCCTGAAACTGCTCATCAACGCGATTTTGTATTCCTTCAAAATGTCGACATTGGCTATATACCACACTGTTGTCTGCATAGGTCAGTTCGAGCGCAAAATTATCATAGATTTCGCCGTATTCTTTACCTGTACGGTGTGCTCTACTTCCTGTACCTTGGATCGATACCGGATAAGAACCTTTCACCCAGTTGGCAATGTCAATGTTGTGTACATGTTGCTCAACGATGTGGTCACCACACAACCAGTTGAAATAATACCAGTTACGCATCTGATATTCCATTTCAGATTGTTCTGGTTTACGTGGGCGTACCCATACCCCGCCCGAATTCCAATACACCTGTCCTGAAGTAATATCACCGATTGCGCCGTCATGGATACGCTTGATCGCTTCACGATAGTTGGTCTGATAGCGACGTTGCAAACCGACGACAACATTCAATTTTTTGCGTTTAGCCTCAGCAGCCGCACGTATAACTTGTTGCACACCTGGAATATCAACAGCAACAGGTTTCTCCATAAAAACATGTTTTCCCTGACGGATTGCTTCTTCAAAATGTGTTGGTCTAAACCCTGGAGGCGTCGCTAAAATAACAACATCAGCTAATTTAATAGCCTCTTTATAAGCATCAAATCCTACAAATTTATGGTTATCGCTGACATCGATTTTATCTTGCCATTTCTCTTTAAGCGTATTATATGTACTATCTAAATTATCTTTAAATGCATCAGCCAAAGCAACAACTTTGATGTTCGCTCCTGAGCTTAGGGCGTCAAATGTAGCACCGGTACCTCTACCTCCACAGCCAACTAAAGCCACTTTGATGACATCAGAACCAGCAGCATAGGCTCCGGATAAAGGCAGTGAGCTTAACATGGCACCGCCTGCGACCATGGCAGAAGTTTTAATAAAATCTCTTCTTTCTAGATTTTCCATAACAGTTTTATATTGATTATTTTATTTTTTAAAAATCTTTAATTGGTTTTTTATCATAATAAGCCATAATTTCTTCATGACTAGGTGGATTCAACGGTCGTACTAAACGCATACCGACAAATGGTGCTTCGGGAAACCACCAATTACTTTTTGGAACCTGAGGGTCCAATTGTTTCCAAATTGGGTCTGAGGCTCCACGGGCAGCCGAACGAAGATCTGCTGCAGCATGATCGAACGCTCCACCACGGACAACATGCGGATACAAAGTCGTTGGAACGACAACTGGATTCGTTAACACCTTATCTTTACCTTCAGTATAGCTATCGGCTTTGTATTGGTCATAGGTCCATTCCCCCACATTACCATAAATATCATAAAGGCCCCAAGGATTAGGTTTCTTCTCTCCTACAGCATGCGTTTTTTGCTCCGAATTATCTTTAAACCAGGCATAATCACCTAATTGAGCCTCTTTATCTCCAAAAAAATAAGCGGTCTTAGCCCCGGCACGTGCAGCATATTCCCATTCCGCCTCCGTTGGCAGACGATAGAATACACCTGTACGTACATATAACCATTTACAAAATTGAATCGCATTATAGTGCGTCATGGCAAGTGCAGGATGCCCTTCTTTACCAAAACCAAATGTCATATCAAGGTAGGGTTTCGTGGGTCTGGTGACGGCGTCTATTTCCGGCGCAACCTTACCATCTTTGCTTTTTGCGATTTCGTAATCTTTGTACAAAAAAGGCTCAAACAAATCCCAGGTCACTTCATACTGCCCCATCCAGAACGGATCAAGTTTAACCTCATGTACCGGCTTTTCATCATCCTTCCCGCCAGTGACAGATCCCATTTTGAAGCTTCCGCCCGGGATTGCTACCATTTTAAACGAAAGATTGGTCCCTTCAATGGTCTGCTCATAAGGATCAAACTTCTTTTGAGCAATAGCATGTACCCCGGCAAACAGCAAAACAGGAATTAAGAATCTTTTTAACATATTTAGGTTTCTATTTAAAGACTAAAATATAAAATAAGGTGTATACTTTACACTTTGACATTATAACTTTTTTATTACAGTTTAATTCTTACACAAAGGAACCTTTTGTAATAACGGTTTAGCAAGCAGACTTGCCCACTCCACAGGGAGGTTAAGGTTAGTCAAAAAAAGTTCCTTCAATAAAAAAGGTTTTCCATTCGCATGGGAAACCTTTTTATCTTTTTACTGATCCGTACCCCTTATAGCAGGATTTTTCGGCTCACCGCCTTATCTATGGTAATATATCCAGGATAGAAT
The window above is part of the Sphingobacterium sp. ML3W genome. Proteins encoded here:
- a CDS encoding nucleoside permease, which codes for MSSTIKFKLSFMMFLEFFIWGGWFVTLGTFLSKNLHATEFEKANVFSTQSLGAIIAPFIVGMIADRYFNAERILGVLHLVGAVLMYQMYGAADMSTFYPYVLAYMILYMPTLALTSSVSFRQLTNPEKQFSGIRIWGTIGWIIAGLVISYFWDAKASEGALKNTFLLSGIASLVLGIFSFALPKTPPVKLDEGEKPSFASIIGLDAIKLLKDKNFLIFFVSSVLICIPLAFYYSNANPFLSEIGLENATGKMTIGQASEVLFLLALPVFFTKFGFKKTILVGMLAWVIRYLLFAYGNAGELSFMLIIGIALHGICYDFFFVSGQIYTDSKAGVKYKSAAQGLITLATYGVGQLIGFWVAGYVGDKYKDLKTTDLAGFWNHTWVVPAIIAAVVFFIFLALFKDEKVDNAKAAH
- a CDS encoding TIM barrel protein, whose product is MKRSDFIKSGLLAAGAGLSGHTFASTNQNATNMMDKGKTFNLNYAPHQGMFKNHAGDNFLDEIRYMHDLGFRGIEDNGYLGRTLDEQKKVGDLLAKLGMTMGVFVVDGGQNWMPSLATGKKEFLDKFVETCHKSVEAAKRCNAKWLTVVPGFYERRLPWGNQFSNILEAMRRGAEIFEPHGLVMVLETLSDTPELFLQQTHETYAMCKAVNSPSCKILYDIYHMQRTEGDLIANMNRCWDEIAYIQIGDNPGRKEPTTGEINYKNVFKHIHTKGYRGIMGMEHGNSKPGKEGEDRLVTAYREVDSFL
- a CDS encoding FAD:protein FMN transferase translates to MGLNREICCIFFFIIGALGLQAQTGQKELSKIRLEGPAQGTQFHVTYFASDSLVRRSEIDSILKVIDLSMSIYRKDSKISLFNQDSIMQIEMDKHMAYVIAASFRYNKLSKGQFDITIAPLVNLWGFGVKKSQVAPDSATVYAAKQFVGMHHLKVNRKQLIKKKQGVKIDVNGIAQGYTVDVLADYLEHKGISNYMVEVGGEIRASGTPPGQKGFSIGIVQPDENKQEDIMTAVVQLNSGALTTAGSFEKFIKYKDKKLGHHINPVTGFPYTTSVLSVTVYTRTAMDADALDNYFMGMEPTEIIAKARKLKDVEVFVIYKNKNQAIQTIYSDGFGKLFKN
- a CDS encoding Gfo/Idh/MocA family oxidoreductase, which gives rise to MENLERRDFIKTSAMVAGGAMLSSLPLSGAYAAGSDVIKVALVGCGGRGTGATFDALSSGANIKVVALADAFKDNLDSTYNTLKEKWQDKIDVSDNHKFVGFDAYKEAIKLADVVILATPPGFRPTHFEEAIRQGKHVFMEKPVAVDIPGVQQVIRAAAEAKRKKLNVVVGLQRRYQTNYREAIKRIHDGAIGDITSGQVYWNSGGVWVRPRKPEQSEMEYQMRNWYYFNWLCGDHIVEQHVHNIDIANWVKGSYPVSIQGTGSRAHRTGKEYGEIYDNFALELTYADNSVVYSQCRHFEGIQNRVDEQFQATKGRVYLSAGGQAVLYDWKGKEIYRHDAKGNPNPYQQEHKELFEAITKGEYKFDNAEYGAYSTLTGIIGRIACYTGKVIKWDEALKSTIKLGPDVLAWDAKPKLLPDTEGFYAVANPGQNTNLYI
- a CDS encoding SUMF1/EgtB/PvdO family nonheme iron enzyme, whose product is MLKRFLIPVLLFAGVHAIAQKKFDPYEQTIEGTNLSFKMVAIPGGSFKMGSVTGGKDDEKPVHEVKLDPFWMGQYEVTWDLFEPFLYKDYEIAKSKDGKVAPEIDAVTRPTKPYLDMTFGFGKEGHPALAMTHYNAIQFCKWLYVRTGVFYRLPTEAEWEYAARAGAKTAYFFGDKEAQLGDYAWFKDNSEQKTHAVGEKKPNPWGLYDIYGNVGEWTYDQYKADSYTEGKDKVLTNPVVVPTTLYPHVVRGGAFDHAAADLRSAARGASDPIWKQLDPQVPKSNWWFPEAPFVGMRLVRPLNPPSHEEIMAYYDKKPIKDF